In Achromobacter xylosoxidans A8, a single window of DNA contains:
- a CDS encoding TRAP transporter small permease: protein MWKFLDKHLEEMLIVLLLSTMSLLICAQVFMRYVMDSSLAWSEELARYCFIWATYLGVSYAVKRNAHICVEAAISRFPGRLKACFVVLSHLLFIVFAALVVKEGYALTLKIFKFGQTSSSLGLPMGVIYLAPTVGFGLVILRLIQSIFLELGALRQGSRA, encoded by the coding sequence ATGTGGAAATTTCTAGACAAGCATCTGGAAGAGATGCTGATCGTGCTCCTGCTGTCGACCATGTCGCTGCTGATCTGCGCGCAGGTCTTCATGCGCTACGTCATGGACAGCTCGCTGGCCTGGTCGGAAGAGCTGGCGCGCTATTGCTTCATCTGGGCCACTTACCTGGGCGTGAGCTACGCCGTCAAGCGCAATGCGCATATCTGCGTTGAGGCGGCGATTTCCCGCTTTCCGGGCCGCCTGAAGGCCTGCTTCGTGGTCCTGTCGCACCTGCTGTTCATCGTGTTCGCCGCGCTGGTGGTGAAGGAAGGCTACGCGCTGACGTTGAAGATCTTCAAGTTCGGGCAGACCTCTTCGTCGCTGGGATTGCCCATGGGAGTGATCTATCTGGCGCCTACCGTGGGTTTCGGGCTGGTCATCCTGCGGCTGATCCAGAGTA
- a CDS encoding TRAP transporter substrate-binding protein, with translation MMMGITRKLFRSAAMAVGLGVLAAGYAGHAAAAEKIVLKAGHAASTSNTGHLALEHLAKELAAKTDGRITMEIFPNSQLGSERELVESIQLGNVDMTFVSSAVLGNFNKEFFALDIPFLFKDRASVYRVLDGEIGQGLLGSLDKVGIKGLAYWENGFRQLTNSKKVIKSPADLAGMKMRTMENEVHIAAWKAEGANPAPLAFGELFTALQQGTFDAQEGPINLFYDMKFDEVQKYITKTNHVYSPWPLLINPDVYGRFSDADRKILEQAVKDTTAYQRDLAQKADEKAEAAMTTVTFTALTPEELSAFSGKMGPIQEMVKKKVGGTIVDRIVAEVNKAGS, from the coding sequence ATGATGATGGGTATCACTAGAAAGCTGTTCCGGTCCGCGGCGATGGCGGTCGGGTTGGGCGTGTTGGCCGCCGGCTACGCAGGCCATGCCGCCGCCGCGGAAAAGATCGTGCTCAAGGCGGGCCATGCCGCGTCCACCAGCAACACCGGGCACCTGGCTCTGGAACATCTGGCCAAGGAACTCGCGGCCAAGACCGATGGCCGTATCACGATGGAGATCTTCCCGAACTCCCAGCTGGGTAGCGAGCGCGAACTGGTGGAAAGCATCCAGTTGGGCAATGTGGACATGACCTTCGTGTCGTCCGCCGTCCTGGGCAATTTCAACAAGGAATTCTTCGCGCTGGACATCCCCTTCCTGTTCAAGGACCGGGCCAGCGTCTATCGCGTGCTGGATGGCGAGATCGGGCAAGGGCTGCTCGGCAGCCTGGACAAGGTGGGGATCAAGGGCCTGGCGTACTGGGAGAACGGCTTTCGCCAGCTGACCAATAGCAAGAAGGTCATCAAGTCGCCCGCGGACCTGGCCGGCATGAAGATGCGCACCATGGAAAACGAAGTGCACATCGCCGCATGGAAGGCCGAAGGCGCCAATCCGGCGCCGCTGGCCTTCGGCGAACTCTTCACTGCGCTGCAGCAGGGCACCTTCGACGCGCAGGAGGGCCCGATCAACCTGTTCTACGACATGAAGTTCGACGAGGTGCAGAAGTACATCACCAAGACCAACCATGTCTATTCGCCCTGGCCCCTGCTGATCAATCCGGACGTCTACGGCCGCTTCAGCGATGCCGACAGGAAGATCCTCGAACAGGCGGTCAAGGACACCACCGCGTACCAGCGCGACCTGGCGCAGAAGGCCGACGAGAAGGCCGAGGCCGCGATGACGACGGTCACCTTCACCGCCTTGACCCCCGAGGAACTGTCGGCGTTCTCCGGCAAGATGGGGCCGATCCAGGAGATGGTGAAGAAGAAGGTGGGCGGCACCATCGTCGACAGGATCGTGGCTGAAGTGAACAAGGCGGGTAGCTGA